A single Thermaerobacter sp. FW80 DNA region contains:
- a CDS encoding immune inhibitor A domain-containing protein, translated as MERRPGRSRCRRLAPWVALAVAAWAVAGWSALAPAGAALAAAGDDGVGQGPGPRTPAVTAAGPADPEPVDVGPQIRHKLFPVQRKGAVVGVEPQGGLRARAASAAYEPVPGTRRTFFTLDYARGVYVPTVFTLRGVSEHAEVWVADDLAFPAGDPRNDRVQVTDEQVAYLLDEYEDNIRPKEEAFFGPWDVHDGSQALLAEWGYVPPGYYTSADGKARDIILVENVKDENYFDPTYPSYVAGFYSSAYEAYMDRNIVTLDAFDWAQRLGPDDAPWRRDPATGRPHLYEATLAHELQHLIHDDYDSDEDTWVNEGISDFAEFLVGYGHPDSHVDWFLDNPENSLTAWGDQGDRQILADYGVAYLFQLYLHDRFGPEVIRRLVAHPANGSRGVDAVLAELGVRDRFPSLYRDFQVAILAAGRERAADRYAFASIDLRRFGSHGGVNLDAATYGDGVVAGWATDVAATWSRTDGRATRVAFNGDDYLPIPWTAVTAPAGGDGDALWSGSGDLLDHWLVLSLDLRQASGSTLRFDHLYDIETGWDYGFVQVSTDGGATWTSLANANTTDVVDPNAHPRVRENLPGFTGSSGGWRHETFDLSAYDGRRVLLAFRYVTDWAVAGNDDDPSNDGWFIDNVTVQAGDRVIAGPFDGSSLEGFLSLGEATGQPVQYLVTVVDLERNGKVQARDFRLRSKPGQEDLNALQATLGRGNAERQLVLVTHLTPDDSGTAVHYQLELGSPGRRPGSDRGHGGGRR; from the coding sequence ATGGAACGTCGGCCCGGACGCTCCCGATGCCGCCGCCTCGCTCCGTGGGTCGCCCTGGCGGTGGCCGCGTGGGCGGTGGCCGGCTGGTCCGCCCTGGCTCCCGCGGGCGCCGCCCTGGCGGCCGCAGGCGACGACGGCGTCGGTCAGGGCCCTGGCCCCCGCACCCCGGCGGTCACGGCGGCCGGCCCCGCCGACCCCGAACCGGTGGACGTCGGCCCGCAGATCCGTCACAAGCTCTTCCCGGTCCAGCGTAAGGGCGCGGTGGTCGGCGTCGAGCCCCAGGGGGGCCTGCGGGCGCGCGCCGCCTCCGCCGCGTACGAGCCGGTGCCCGGCACGCGCCGGACCTTCTTCACCCTCGACTACGCCCGCGGGGTCTACGTGCCCACGGTGTTCACCCTGCGCGGCGTGAGCGAGCACGCCGAGGTGTGGGTCGCCGACGACCTGGCCTTCCCGGCGGGCGACCCGCGCAACGACCGGGTCCAGGTCACCGACGAGCAGGTCGCCTACCTGCTGGACGAGTACGAGGACAACATCCGCCCCAAGGAGGAGGCCTTCTTCGGCCCGTGGGACGTCCACGACGGATCCCAGGCGCTGCTGGCCGAATGGGGCTACGTGCCGCCCGGCTACTACACGTCCGCCGACGGCAAGGCCCGGGACATCATCCTGGTGGAGAACGTCAAGGACGAGAACTACTTCGACCCGACCTACCCCTCCTACGTGGCCGGGTTTTACTCCTCGGCCTACGAGGCGTACATGGACCGCAACATCGTGACCCTGGACGCCTTCGACTGGGCCCAGCGCCTCGGCCCCGACGACGCCCCCTGGCGCCGCGATCCGGCCACCGGCCGACCCCACCTCTATGAGGCCACCCTGGCCCACGAGCTCCAGCACCTGATCCACGACGACTACGACAGCGACGAGGACACGTGGGTCAACGAGGGCATCTCGGACTTCGCCGAGTTCCTGGTCGGCTACGGGCATCCCGACAGCCACGTGGACTGGTTCCTGGACAACCCGGAGAACTCGCTGACCGCCTGGGGCGACCAGGGCGATCGCCAGATCCTGGCGGACTACGGCGTCGCCTACCTCTTCCAGCTGTACCTGCACGACCGGTTCGGCCCCGAGGTGATCCGCCGCCTGGTGGCCCACCCCGCCAACGGCAGCCGGGGCGTGGACGCGGTGCTGGCCGAACTGGGCGTCCGGGATCGCTTCCCCTCCCTCTACCGGGACTTCCAGGTGGCGATCCTGGCCGCGGGCCGCGAGCGCGCCGCGGACCGCTACGCCTTCGCGAGCATCGACCTCCGGCGGTTCGGCAGCCACGGCGGGGTCAACCTGGATGCGGCCACCTACGGCGACGGCGTCGTGGCGGGCTGGGCCACCGACGTCGCCGCCACCTGGAGCCGCACCGACGGCCGCGCCACGCGGGTGGCGTTCAACGGCGACGACTACCTGCCCATCCCGTGGACGGCGGTGACGGCGCCCGCCGGGGGCGACGGCGACGCCCTCTGGAGCGGCTCGGGTGACCTGCTCGACCACTGGCTGGTGCTCTCCCTGGACCTGCGGCAGGCCTCCGGCAGCACCTTGCGCTTCGACCACCTGTACGACATCGAGACCGGGTGGGACTACGGCTTCGTGCAGGTCTCCACCGACGGCGGCGCCACCTGGACCAGCCTGGCCAACGCCAACACCACCGACGTGGTCGATCCCAACGCCCATCCGCGGGTGCGGGAGAACCTGCCCGGCTTCACCGGTTCGTCCGGCGGGTGGCGCCACGAGACCTTCGACCTCTCGGCCTACGACGGCCGGCGGGTCCTCCTGGCCTTCCGCTACGTCACCGACTGGGCGGTGGCCGGCAACGACGACGACCCGAGCAACGACGGCTGGTTCATCGACAACGTGACCGTCCAGGCGGGGGATCGGGTGATCGCCGGGCCGTTCGACGGCAGCAGCCTGGAGGGCTTCCTAAGCCTCGGCGAGGCCACCGGCCAGCCGGTCCAGTACCTGGTCACCGTAGTCGACCTCGAGCGCAACGGCAAGGTGCAGGCCCGGGACTTCCGCCTCCGGAGCAAGCCCGGGCAGGAGGACCTGAACGCCTTGCAGGCCACGCTGGGTCGGGGCAACGCCGAGCGCCAGCTGGTGCTGGTCACCCACCTGACCCCCGATGACTCCGGCACCGCGGTCCACTACCAGCTGGAGCTGGGATCCCCCGGACGCCGGCCCGGGAGCGATCGGGGCCACGGCGGCGGCCGGCGCTGA
- a CDS encoding acyltransferase family protein yields MGKDAEAPNRTGPRPRDRAAVRAQVPGWLPVVDVARGLSVSLVVLGHTTLPAWLNGPLSTVRLPFLFFISGYLFNWDRYRERPLRLVRQRARRLLIPYATAGLLTFVFWLLVRRPLEPAAAAIPWHRPVWGWLYGSSHADWMAFNLPLWYLPASFCGQLSFWLLLRAVSGRPPAVQAVAALGAGVAGVLIGQRVHLPWAADVALAAQPFFWAGWFLRQAARRDWLEHPAALVAALGVWAAALALNGPVAVNTRAYGEPLWFYLGGWAACLVAVRLARALAAWPLPRAVFGYLGRHSMVVLGFHVGLAFPLLSLLLHVAVGDPRLDLWGVYWLGGLAMTAVLAKLAERFPRLALWLEGVPAFPSGSRSPQPSAGGDKAPHRVTA; encoded by the coding sequence ATGGGCAAGGACGCGGAGGCACCCAACCGAACCGGTCCCCGCCCGCGCGACCGCGCGGCCGTCCGAGCCCAGGTCCCGGGCTGGCTGCCCGTGGTCGACGTGGCCCGGGGCTTGAGCGTCAGCCTGGTGGTGCTCGGCCACACGACGCTCCCCGCTTGGCTCAACGGGCCGCTGAGCACCGTCCGGTTGCCCTTCCTGTTCTTCATCTCTGGTTACCTGTTCAACTGGGATCGCTACCGCGAGCGACCCCTGCGCCTCGTGCGGCAACGGGCGCGGCGGCTGTTGATCCCGTATGCCACGGCGGGCCTGCTCACCTTCGTGTTCTGGCTCCTGGTGCGGCGGCCCCTGGAGCCGGCGGCCGCCGCCATCCCCTGGCATCGGCCGGTGTGGGGCTGGCTCTATGGCAGCAGCCACGCCGACTGGATGGCCTTCAACCTGCCGCTGTGGTATCTGCCGGCCTCCTTCTGCGGCCAGCTGTCGTTCTGGCTGCTGCTGCGCGCCGTCAGCGGGCGTCCTCCGGCGGTGCAGGCCGTCGCGGCGCTGGGGGCGGGCGTCGCGGGGGTGCTGATCGGGCAGCGCGTGCACCTGCCCTGGGCGGCGGACGTGGCCCTGGCGGCCCAGCCCTTCTTCTGGGCGGGATGGTTCCTCCGGCAGGCGGCCCGGCGCGACTGGCTCGAGCACCCCGCTGCCCTGGTCGCGGCCCTGGGGGTCTGGGCAGCGGCCCTGGCCCTCAACGGTCCCGTGGCGGTGAACACCCGCGCCTACGGCGAGCCGCTGTGGTTCTACCTCGGCGGTTGGGCGGCCTGCCTCGTCGCCGTGCGGCTGGCGAGGGCACTGGCCGCGTGGCCCCTCCCGCGGGCCGTCTTCGGCTACCTGGGGCGGCACTCCATGGTGGTGCTGGGCTTCCACGTGGGCCTGGCGTTCCCGCTCCTGTCCCTGCTGCTGCACGTCGCCGTGGGCGACCCGCGGCTCGACCTCTGGGGCGTCTACTGGCTGGGGGGCCTCGCCATGACGGCGGTGCTGGCGAAGCTGGCCGAGCGCTTCCCCCGGCTGGCGCTCTGGCTCGAGGGGGTGCCCGCCTTCCCCAGCGGATCCCGCAGCCCCCAGCCGTCGGCCGGCGGCGACAAGGCACCCCATCGCGTCACGGCCTAG
- the cbiR gene encoding cobamide remodeling phosphodiesterase CbiR, whose product MPVPGPIHGQGDGAGPGGPGSSAPATPPLSLPCRSLWRRHHRPEDPDRFLQALRDEARRRRAQGAEALEFHADACVLDPRYAVPAPWAEAAAILAAEGLAATVHLPYAWPDLTALDAAVWEGSVTSVVTALRATAPLRPQLAAVHPANHATQALVQATPAADRPALLDQLAARLVAALRRILAEAPPEGAAAVALENLEGVPWPLFEAVCREAGVAVCLDVGHAISNGDDPLVLCARVGPRLRGVHLHDAVPPPVPARAAPPMAVQPGPPTAGRTPPEPGAGAGRLGRAHLPLGAGHLPLRALVAVLRGAGFRGPVVLELDDEEALQASAARWREAASS is encoded by the coding sequence ATGCCCGTGCCGGGCCCCATCCACGGGCAAGGCGACGGCGCCGGACCCGGCGGGCCGGGTTCGTCCGCTCCAGCGACGCCGCCGCTTTCCCTGCCATGCCGTTCGCTGTGGCGCCGTCACCACCGGCCCGAGGATCCGGATCGCTTCCTCCAGGCGTTGCGCGACGAAGCCCGGCGCCGCCGGGCGCAAGGCGCCGAGGCCCTGGAGTTCCACGCCGACGCCTGCGTGCTGGACCCGCGCTACGCGGTCCCCGCCCCCTGGGCCGAGGCGGCGGCGATCCTGGCGGCCGAGGGGCTGGCGGCCACGGTCCACCTGCCCTACGCATGGCCCGACCTGACCGCGCTGGATGCCGCCGTGTGGGAGGGCAGCGTGACCTCCGTGGTCACCGCGCTCCGGGCCACCGCGCCCCTGCGGCCCCAGCTGGCCGCCGTCCATCCCGCGAACCACGCCACCCAAGCGCTGGTGCAGGCCACCCCTGCGGCCGACCGGCCCGCCCTGTTGGACCAGCTGGCCGCGCGCCTGGTGGCGGCGCTCCGGCGGATCCTGGCGGAGGCTCCGCCCGAGGGCGCCGCCGCCGTCGCCCTGGAGAACCTGGAGGGCGTGCCGTGGCCGCTCTTCGAGGCGGTTTGCCGGGAGGCCGGGGTCGCCGTCTGCCTGGACGTCGGCCACGCCATCAGCAACGGCGACGACCCCCTGGTCCTGTGCGCCCGCGTGGGGCCTCGGCTGCGCGGCGTGCACCTCCACGACGCCGTGCCCCCGCCGGTCCCGGCGCGCGCGGCGCCGCCGATGGCAGTCCAGCCCGGCCCGCCGACCGCGGGACGAACGCCGCCGGAGCCGGGGGCGGGGGCGGGCAGGCTGGGGCGGGCCCACCTGCCCCTGGGCGCAGGCCACCTGCCGCTGCGGGCGCTGGTGGCGGTGCTACGGGGCGCAGGCTTCCGGGGCCCCGTGGTGCTGGAGCTCGACGACGAGGAGGCGCTGCAGGCCTCCGCGGCGCGCTGGCGGGAGGCGGCCAGCTCGTGA
- a CDS encoding ribonuclease HI family protein, which translates to MGEGPWRLHTDGAARGNPGPAGIGVVLIDPHGQVAEQLARYIGTATNNVAEYTALIAGLERALARGARRLDVYSDSELMVRQLNGEYRVKHEGLKPLYHRVRELAACFDAVRFIHVPRERNREADRLANRGIDQGAAPG; encoded by the coding sequence GTGGGCGAGGGCCCGTGGCGACTGCACACGGACGGCGCGGCGCGGGGAAACCCGGGGCCGGCCGGCATCGGCGTCGTCCTCATCGATCCCCATGGCCAGGTGGCGGAGCAGCTGGCGCGCTACATCGGCACGGCCACCAACAACGTGGCGGAGTACACGGCGCTGATCGCCGGCCTCGAGCGGGCGCTGGCGCGCGGCGCGCGCCGCCTCGACGTGTACTCCGACAGCGAGCTCATGGTGCGTCAGCTCAACGGCGAGTACCGCGTCAAGCACGAGGGGCTCAAGCCCCTCTACCACCGGGTGCGGGAGCTGGCCGCGTGCTTCGACGCCGTGCGCTTCATCCACGTGCCGCGGGAGCGCAACCGGGAGGCCGACCGGCTCGCCAACCGCGGCATCGACCAGGGGGCCGCGCCCGGATAG
- a CDS encoding class I SAM-dependent methyltransferase, whose amino-acid sequence MNPTTGRRRWDRLGPRLEAVLAAVGRARVLADVGTDHGYLPAAAILRGQAQRAIATDLRRAPLEAARRVVRAAGVEGAVELRQGAGLEPLAPGEADAVVVAGLHGKTIAAILRDGAPRLLPGTRIVLQPTRGADALRLPALAAIPRAASPAPTAGPAGRDSGAGHPPAPPGRWTLWIALEGEGLVTEGRHTYVVIRGRVVGRGVPPPGEGGGPTGGGAAASPHPKGEPAPAEAWFDISDEPAFVWLWDGATSAAALALAALARRSGVDPREAVARVGPALLVAERGGPHPQLARWLDELGRLWRRALQMNPGSTQRAVASRRRAAAWLAFLREVGRLAGVADATPAPN is encoded by the coding sequence GTGAACCCGACCACCGGGCGGCGCCGATGGGACCGGCTGGGACCGCGCCTGGAGGCGGTCCTGGCGGCCGTCGGCCGCGCCCGGGTGCTGGCCGACGTCGGCACGGACCACGGCTACCTGCCCGCGGCGGCGATCCTGCGGGGCCAGGCGCAACGCGCCATCGCTACCGACCTGCGCCGCGCGCCCCTGGAGGCCGCCCGCCGCGTGGTGCGGGCAGCCGGCGTCGAGGGGGCGGTCGAACTCCGCCAGGGGGCGGGGCTCGAGCCCCTGGCGCCCGGCGAGGCCGACGCCGTGGTCGTCGCCGGACTCCACGGCAAGACCATCGCCGCCATCCTGCGGGACGGCGCGCCGCGGCTCCTCCCCGGCACCCGGATCGTCCTCCAGCCGACGCGCGGCGCCGACGCCCTGCGCCTGCCGGCGCTGGCAGCGATCCCCCGGGCAGCCTCCCCGGCGCCAACCGCCGGTCCCGCCGGCCGCGACAGCGGGGCCGGGCATCCCCCGGCGCCGCCTGGCCGATGGACCCTCTGGATCGCGCTCGAGGGCGAGGGGTTGGTCACCGAGGGGCGCCACACCTACGTGGTCATCCGCGGCCGGGTCGTCGGCCGCGGCGTGCCGCCGCCGGGCGAGGGAGGGGGACCGACGGGCGGCGGGGCGGCAGCGTCCCCGCACCCGAAGGGGGAGCCTGCACCGGCAGAGGCTTGGTTCGACATCTCGGACGAACCTGCGTTCGTCTGGCTGTGGGACGGCGCCACCTCGGCGGCGGCCCTGGCGCTGGCCGCCCTGGCGCGCCGCAGCGGCGTGGACCCGCGGGAGGCGGTGGCGCGCGTCGGCCCTGCCCTGCTGGTCGCGGAGCGGGGCGGGCCGCACCCGCAGCTGGCGCGATGGTTGGACGAGCTCGGTCGACTGTGGCGGCGCGCCCTGCAGATGAACCCAGGTTCGACGCAACGGGCGGTGGCGTCTCGCCGGCGCGCGGCGGCATGGCTCGCCTTCCTCCGCGAGGTGGGGCGGCTGGCGGGGGTGGCCGACGCGACGCCCGCGCCGAACTAG
- a CDS encoding MoaD/ThiS family protein translates to MKVTVPIPVRKVYEIKGPKRVKEILDELGLPYESVIVIYEKRLLTPDARVPDDAEIEVRPAISGGGR, encoded by the coding sequence ATGAAGGTCACCGTCCCGATCCCCGTGCGCAAGGTGTACGAGATCAAGGGCCCCAAGCGCGTCAAGGAGATCCTGGACGAACTCGGCCTGCCCTACGAGTCGGTGATCGTGATCTACGAGAAGCGGCTCTTGACGCCGGATGCGCGGGTGCCGGACGACGCCGAGATCGAGGTGCGGCCGGCCATCTCGGGTGGGGGCCGCTGA
- a CDS encoding TIGR00269 family protein: MKCTKCGEQAVVPIRRHNAAFCTEHFFEYFDNQVQRAIKEHRMFTHDDKILVAVSGGKDSLAIWDVLLRLGYEAHGLYIDLGIGEYSKRSTEKVRKFAEERDAVLRIVSVEEEYGLGTTELARKAGRPACSACGLNKRYIFNREALEGGYDVLVTGHNLDDEAATLLGNVLHWNTGYLARQSPVLEATAPNLVKKVKPLYRLTEREIASYAVLRGIDYIVEECPMAKGAKSIQYKHILNQLEELSPGAKARFLFGFLEHGRPHFQEERERVEVRPCRVCGQPTTAEVCAHCRMLQRVGVAVAGD, from the coding sequence ATGAAGTGCACCAAGTGCGGCGAACAGGCGGTGGTGCCGATCCGCCGGCACAACGCCGCCTTCTGCACCGAGCACTTCTTCGAGTACTTCGACAACCAGGTCCAGCGGGCCATCAAAGAGCACCGCATGTTCACCCACGACGACAAGATCCTGGTGGCGGTCTCCGGCGGCAAGGACAGCCTAGCCATCTGGGACGTGCTGCTGCGCCTCGGGTACGAGGCCCATGGCCTGTACATCGACCTGGGCATCGGGGAGTACTCCAAGCGCTCCACGGAGAAGGTGCGCAAGTTCGCGGAGGAGCGCGACGCGGTCCTCCGCATCGTCTCGGTGGAGGAGGAGTACGGCCTGGGCACCACCGAGCTGGCGCGCAAGGCCGGCCGTCCCGCCTGCTCGGCGTGCGGCCTGAACAAGCGGTACATCTTCAACCGCGAGGCCCTGGAGGGCGGCTACGACGTCCTGGTCACCGGGCACAACCTGGACGACGAGGCGGCCACCCTGCTGGGCAACGTGCTGCACTGGAACACCGGGTACCTGGCGCGGCAGTCGCCGGTGCTGGAGGCCACCGCGCCCAATCTGGTGAAGAAGGTCAAGCCCCTGTACCGGCTGACGGAACGCGAGATCGCCTCCTACGCGGTGCTGCGGGGCATCGACTACATCGTCGAGGAGTGCCCCATGGCCAAGGGCGCCAAATCCATCCAGTACAAGCACATCCTCAACCAGCTGGAGGAGCTGTCCCCGGGCGCCAAGGCGCGCTTCCTCTTCGGGTTCCTCGAGCATGGGCGACCGCACTTCCAGGAGGAGCGCGAACGGGTCGAGGTCCGGCCGTGCCGGGTGTGCGGCCAGCCTACGACCGCCGAGGTATGCGCCCACTGCCGCATGCTCCAGCGGGTCGGGGTGGCGGTGGCCGGCGACTGA
- a CDS encoding 2-phosphosulfolactate phosphatase: MSEPVVDVLWTADEAERHAFAPGEAAAFLDILRATTTMTAALAAGARAVVAVADPAKALVLRERLTPAPLLAGEERMERRPGFDLGNSPREFTAERVTGRTLVMCTTNGTRAAVASLRGGCRRLFAASLRNRAATARALLADPSVDRITLICAGTHGRFSLDDAIGAGAVIEALIGAPGSATHRPEPTAPSGAAVTPPAAARPPTGPRPCRLSDAAVAALQLWQTARPRLAEALAGCRHGRLLVEAGFAADLPVAAAVDAADFAIAWQPAPDMPEDVGGGWFVPTHFPGNRRTGDR; this comes from the coding sequence TTGAGCGAGCCGGTCGTCGACGTGCTCTGGACGGCAGACGAGGCCGAGCGCCACGCCTTCGCGCCCGGCGAGGCAGCAGCCTTCCTGGACATCTTGCGCGCCACCACCACGATGACCGCCGCCCTGGCCGCGGGGGCCCGCGCCGTCGTGGCCGTGGCCGATCCCGCCAAGGCCCTCGTGTTGCGGGAACGCCTCACGCCCGCCCCCCTCCTGGCCGGGGAGGAGCGGATGGAACGCCGGCCGGGGTTCGATCTCGGGAACTCCCCTCGCGAGTTCACCGCCGAGCGGGTCACGGGCCGCACCCTGGTGATGTGCACCACCAACGGTACCCGGGCCGCCGTCGCATCCCTGCGCGGTGGGTGTCGCCGGCTGTTCGCCGCGTCGCTGCGCAACCGGGCGGCCACCGCCCGCGCGTTGCTGGCCGACCCCAGCGTCGACCGGATCACCCTGATCTGCGCGGGCACCCACGGCCGCTTCTCCCTGGACGACGCCATCGGCGCCGGGGCGGTGATCGAGGCGCTGATCGGCGCTCCCGGCAGCGCAACCCACCGACCCGAGCCGACCGCCCCGTCCGGGGCGGCGGTGACACCCCCGGCGGCCGCCCGCCCGCCGACCGGCCCCCGACCGTGCCGCCTCTCCGACGCCGCCGTCGCCGCCCTGCAGCTCTGGCAGACCGCACGGCCCCGGCTGGCCGAGGCCCTGGCCGGCTGCCGGCACGGGCGCCTGCTGGTAGAGGCGGGGTTCGCGGCCGACCTCCCGGTGGCCGCCGCCGTGGACGCCGCGGATTTCGCCATCGCCTGGCAGCCCGCGCCCGACATGCCGGAGGATGTCGGCGGCGGCTGGTTCGTCCCGACGCATTTCCCGGGAAATCGACGGACCGGCGATCGCTGA
- a CDS encoding deoxyribonuclease IV, whose amino-acid sequence MIEQGIAGADPQTPSPTAGAASGGAAPTHSPLVVGCHLSVAKGFPTAARVASQVAANALQFFPRNPRGGAQRQVDEAERAEWLRQRDAVGLRFVIAHIPYTVNLASPKAQAYAFARRVLQEDLERCRWVGADAAVTHPGSYVEGDPADGIRRVVAAIEPVLPLLDEPGAPWLLLETMSGQGTEIGGRLEELRAILDGLGWPERVGVCLDTCHLFAAGYDWRDPAAVDRLVDDVDRAVGWGRVRALHVNDSKFPCGSRRDRHEKVGQGAIGREGFANLLRHPRLRALPMLLETPVDRELEYADEIRWLRELDRALGDS is encoded by the coding sequence TTGATCGAACAGGGCATTGCCGGAGCGGACCCGCAGACCCCGTCCCCCACGGCCGGCGCGGCCAGCGGTGGCGCCGCGCCCACCCATTCGCCGCTGGTGGTGGGATGCCACCTCTCCGTCGCCAAGGGCTTCCCGACGGCGGCGCGGGTGGCATCCCAGGTGGCGGCCAACGCGCTGCAGTTCTTCCCGCGCAATCCCCGGGGCGGGGCCCAGCGCCAGGTGGACGAGGCGGAGCGCGCCGAGTGGCTGCGGCAGCGGGACGCGGTGGGCCTGCGCTTCGTGATCGCCCACATCCCGTACACGGTCAACCTCGCCTCGCCCAAGGCCCAGGCCTATGCGTTCGCCCGCCGGGTCCTGCAGGAAGACCTGGAACGCTGCCGCTGGGTGGGGGCGGATGCCGCCGTGACCCACCCCGGCAGCTATGTGGAGGGGGATCCCGCCGACGGGATCCGCCGCGTCGTCGCCGCCATCGAGCCGGTGCTCCCCCTGTTGGACGAACCCGGCGCCCCCTGGCTGCTCTTGGAGACCATGTCGGGTCAGGGCACCGAGATCGGCGGCCGGCTGGAGGAGCTCCGCGCGATCCTGGACGGGTTGGGGTGGCCGGAGCGGGTTGGCGTCTGCCTGGACACCTGTCATCTCTTCGCGGCCGGCTACGACTGGCGCGACCCCGCCGCCGTCGATCGGCTGGTGGACGACGTGGACCGCGCGGTGGGGTGGGGGCGGGTCCGGGCCCTCCATGTCAACGACAGCAAGTTCCCGTGCGGCAGCCGGCGCGACCGCCACGAGAAGGTCGGGCAAGGGGCCATCGGGCGGGAGGGATTCGCCAACCTGCTCCGGCACCCCCGCCTGCGAGCGCTGCCCATGTTGCTGGAGACGCCGGTGGACCGCGAGCTGGAGTACGCCGACGAGATCCGCTGGCTGCGGGAGCTGGACCGGGCCTTGGGGGACAGCTGA